The following proteins are encoded in a genomic region of Paenibacillus antri:
- a CDS encoding extracellular solute-binding protein: MDNKVSRKTFRHRLGEMVSALREDIITGRRPPGDYLPSELTLAEQFSLSKNSVRQGLEQLVGESLIEKVPRVGNRVRDPNEAGTITVRFGYYASMLHETNLQEMLEGFYKLHPHIRVQMVPIYYSGFLETVPEYFENGLLDAVTINNHNYQHCLDGGRERIFEPMEENKELYPFLTRAFKRSGGELHVQPFVASPVVLCYNKEHFEERGVPEPDSSWTWDDLLSHSAALRDGRERYGFHFHLLSGNRWPIFLLQSGASFRRDDLGAPPPDFGDDRLWDGLELGRRLHYDPGTLPAFLSETDSDTESLFLQQKVSMMMTTYYSLNSLKAAGFRYDLAPLPAHRNAKTLLLSIGLAVNKASKAKDAAMALVRYLLSYDVQLGIRRGTLTIPSHKKAAEWQGKEAMYRPPHFHMYRDIVPTFAHIADLGLPLKELERMRNELKLYWSNMESREQAIERLRIAFERG, translated from the coding sequence ATGGACAACAAGGTAAGCCGGAAGACGTTCCGTCATCGGCTCGGCGAGATGGTTTCGGCGCTGCGCGAAGACATTATTACGGGCCGCCGCCCGCCCGGCGATTATTTGCCGTCGGAGCTGACGCTCGCGGAGCAGTTTTCCTTAAGCAAGAACTCCGTACGCCAGGGACTCGAGCAGCTCGTCGGCGAGTCGCTGATCGAGAAGGTGCCGCGGGTCGGCAACCGCGTCCGCGATCCGAACGAGGCGGGGACGATCACCGTCCGGTTCGGCTATTACGCTTCGATGCTGCACGAGACGAACTTGCAGGAGATGCTGGAAGGCTTCTATAAGCTGCATCCGCATATTCGCGTTCAGATGGTGCCTATCTACTATAGCGGCTTCTTGGAGACCGTTCCCGAATATTTCGAGAATGGTCTTCTTGACGCCGTGACGATCAATAACCATAATTACCAGCATTGTCTCGACGGCGGGCGCGAGCGCATCTTCGAGCCGATGGAGGAAAACAAGGAGCTGTACCCTTTCCTCACCCGCGCCTTCAAGCGGAGCGGCGGCGAGCTTCACGTACAGCCGTTCGTCGCCTCCCCCGTGGTGCTCTGCTACAATAAGGAGCACTTCGAGGAGCGAGGCGTGCCGGAGCCGGACAGCAGCTGGACGTGGGACGACCTGCTGTCGCATTCGGCGGCGCTCCGCGACGGCCGGGAGCGATACGGCTTCCACTTCCATCTGTTGTCCGGCAATCGTTGGCCGATCTTCCTGCTGCAAAGCGGAGCGTCGTTCCGCCGGGACGACCTCGGCGCTCCGCCGCCGGATTTCGGCGACGACAGGCTGTGGGACGGGCTGGAGCTCGGCCGGCGGCTGCACTACGACCCGGGAACGCTGCCGGCGTTCCTGTCGGAGACCGACTCGGATACCGAGTCGCTGTTTCTCCAGCAGAAGGTGTCGATGATGATGACGACCTATTACAGCTTGAACTCGCTGAAGGCGGCGGGCTTCCGCTACGACCTGGCTCCGCTGCCCGCGCATCGCAACGCGAAGACGCTGCTGCTCAGCATCGGCCTCGCCGTGAACAAAGCCTCGAAGGCGAAGGACGCGGCGATGGCGCTCGTTCGCTACTTGCTCTCGTACGACGTCCAGCTCGGCATTCGGCGCGGCACGCTCACGATTCCGAGCCATAAGAAGGCCGCCGAGTGGCAGGGGAAGGAAGCGATGTATCGGCCGCCGCATTTCCACATGTATCGGGATATCGTGCCGACGTTCGCTCACATCGCGGATTTGGGCTTGCCGCTCAAGGAGCTGGAGCGGATGCGGAACGAATTGAAGCTGTATTGGTCCAACATGGAAAGCCGGGAGCAGGCGATCGAGCGGCTGCGGATCGCGTTCGAGCGCGGCTAA
- a CDS encoding dockerin type I domain-containing protein, whose translation MTRNKFRFATALVAGALLAASLLPSAGSAAAAAGSLGGKRFGEPVSVSVPITRVSINDAVFGMEDGKETAYTTVTSENAIFNVIDVRTNTLLRAIELTGMHTTWRHAIAPDGTVYIAGTTSGNTPVLWSYSPVTKRATNHGDPAPGEKSLWAMTTDERGNVYGGTFQSGKVFKFDPVAKTFRDYGSMAPGQEYVRSMAYYEGHIYAGIGTTGAVVKLNVDTGEKTVISDPVAGILGVAPADVPFAYDMAEVDGYLLVRFAGDLNELLIYDLENETWLPHRIGRQLGGAVFGWNELESRNGKLYLIVNRQLAELDLTTFQARSTGISFGSSLRGAEWIAFPDDPQLPGESIVTMTSDGKTVLLNVEAGIRKDRPPVVAGAPNPLHQLEPGPDGKLYMSGYPGGLGAVYDPVTDSKVNFSIGQAEGIVALGDYMYYGVYPGGLIYRSKIGPGAPVAQQLFAIGSDQDRPYMMTTGAGKLIVGTIPTYGKLGGALTIYDPATGEKKVYANVIHNQSITGLVYRDGLIYGGSNIYGGLGVTPTETEAKMFVWDVAAEKKVAEFTLDIPELDKPPMITGLTIGPDGMVWGNADGVVFKMDPSTYEIVDYKNIYPDVKNYGFWRPYHPRWGEDGLLYVDLADRMTVVDPETMDFVQLTPNGQEINFMAIAADASGIEQIYYTAGAHLMKIPVTNDGGGGPTDPVERNLPVTNGGFETIGSGGTIPGWTNPYPNGLVFGVTDEKSRSGARSAKIADASREASGGLLSDPIAVKSGKTYTASVNINMTEGDPDDAALMLYFYDAAGKELGYEFSLLGSDVPNQWHKVEVTGVAPAEAVQARIMLYSSRWNVITAYYDDVALRSPDDLGDADGAPGKLALVLNDSAGAKTRPVTLDIVAEETDRLYAAKLSLTYDPAYFTLDTVVEGEGLANGGGYLTWKQDGGKAWIVATKLGAGAIGDGDVVASLTFRPTGKTGGTSFALLGGESTLARDDAETTGALFALDSDVVAAYEVVERLEDVNGDGKVAMDDLVAVARRIGAPAADHRSLDVNRDGVIDIADLALVATALLEP comes from the coding sequence ATGACGCGAAACAAGTTTCGATTCGCGACGGCGCTCGTCGCCGGCGCGCTGCTCGCGGCCTCGCTGCTTCCGTCCGCGGGCTCGGCGGCTGCGGCCGCCGGGTCCTTGGGCGGGAAGCGGTTCGGCGAGCCGGTCAGCGTAAGCGTTCCGATCACGAGAGTGTCGATCAACGACGCGGTGTTCGGCATGGAGGACGGGAAGGAGACGGCATATACGACGGTGACGTCGGAGAACGCCATTTTCAATGTGATCGACGTTCGGACCAATACGCTGCTGCGCGCAATCGAGCTGACCGGGATGCATACGACGTGGCGTCATGCGATCGCGCCCGACGGCACGGTATATATCGCGGGCACGACGTCCGGCAATACGCCGGTGCTGTGGAGCTACTCTCCCGTCACGAAGCGGGCGACGAATCACGGCGATCCGGCGCCCGGCGAGAAATCGCTGTGGGCGATGACGACGGACGAGCGCGGCAATGTGTACGGGGGTACGTTCCAAAGCGGCAAGGTGTTTAAGTTCGATCCGGTCGCGAAGACGTTCCGGGATTACGGCTCGATGGCGCCGGGTCAAGAATACGTGCGTTCGATGGCGTATTACGAAGGGCACATCTACGCGGGCATCGGCACGACCGGGGCGGTCGTGAAGCTGAACGTCGACACCGGCGAGAAGACGGTCATCTCGGACCCGGTGGCGGGCATTCTCGGCGTCGCGCCGGCCGACGTGCCGTTCGCGTACGACATGGCCGAGGTCGACGGCTATTTGTTGGTGCGTTTCGCCGGGGACTTGAACGAGCTGCTGATTTACGATTTGGAAAACGAAACCTGGCTCCCCCACCGCATCGGCCGCCAGCTCGGCGGCGCGGTGTTCGGCTGGAACGAGCTGGAGTCGAGAAACGGCAAGCTGTACTTGATCGTGAACCGCCAGCTGGCGGAGCTCGACCTAACGACGTTCCAGGCGCGTTCGACCGGCATCAGCTTCGGCAGCTCGCTGCGCGGCGCGGAGTGGATCGCGTTCCCGGACGACCCGCAACTCCCGGGCGAGTCGATCGTCACGATGACGAGCGACGGCAAGACGGTTCTGTTGAATGTCGAAGCCGGCATTCGGAAGGACCGGCCGCCCGTCGTCGCGGGCGCGCCGAATCCGCTGCATCAGCTGGAGCCGGGGCCGGACGGCAAGCTCTATATGAGCGGTTATCCGGGCGGCCTCGGGGCCGTGTACGATCCGGTGACGGACAGCAAGGTGAACTTCTCGATCGGCCAGGCGGAAGGCATCGTCGCGCTCGGCGACTACATGTACTACGGCGTGTATCCGGGCGGCTTGATTTATCGCAGCAAGATCGGCCCGGGGGCGCCTGTCGCTCAGCAGCTGTTCGCGATCGGCTCGGACCAAGACCGTCCGTACATGATGACGACGGGGGCCGGCAAGCTGATCGTCGGGACGATCCCGACGTACGGCAAGCTGGGCGGGGCTCTGACGATCTACGATCCGGCGACCGGCGAGAAGAAGGTGTATGCGAACGTCATCCACAACCAGAGCATCACGGGTCTCGTCTATCGGGACGGCCTTATCTACGGCGGGTCCAACATCTACGGCGGCCTCGGCGTGACGCCGACGGAGACGGAAGCGAAGATGTTCGTATGGGACGTCGCCGCGGAAAAGAAGGTGGCGGAGTTCACGCTCGACATCCCGGAGCTCGACAAGCCGCCGATGATTACCGGCCTTACGATCGGTCCGGACGGCATGGTGTGGGGCAATGCGGACGGGGTCGTTTTCAAGATGGATCCTTCCACTTATGAAATCGTCGACTACAAAAATATTTATCCGGACGTGAAAAACTACGGCTTCTGGCGTCCGTATCACCCGCGCTGGGGCGAGGACGGCCTCTTGTACGTCGACCTCGCGGACCGGATGACGGTCGTCGATCCGGAGACGATGGACTTCGTGCAGCTGACGCCGAACGGGCAGGAAATCAACTTTATGGCGATCGCTGCGGACGCAAGCGGCATAGAGCAGATCTACTACACGGCGGGAGCGCATCTGATGAAAATTCCGGTGACGAACGACGGCGGCGGCGGCCCGACGGATCCGGTCGAACGGAACCTTCCGGTGACGAACGGCGGCTTCGAGACGATCGGCAGCGGCGGAACGATTCCCGGCTGGACGAATCCGTATCCGAACGGCCTCGTCTTCGGCGTGACGGACGAGAAGAGCCGATCCGGCGCCCGCAGCGCGAAAATCGCGGATGCGTCCCGGGAGGCATCGGGCGGATTGCTGAGCGATCCGATTGCAGTAAAATCTGGAAAAACGTATACCGCTAGTGTTAATATCAATATGACGGAAGGCGATCCGGACGATGCGGCGCTGATGCTGTATTTCTACGACGCGGCCGGCAAGGAGCTCGGGTACGAGTTCAGCTTGCTCGGCAGCGATGTTCCGAACCAATGGCACAAGGTCGAGGTGACGGGCGTCGCGCCGGCGGAGGCCGTTCAGGCCCGCATCATGCTGTACAGCTCTAGATGGAATGTAATTACCGCTTATTACGACGACGTCGCGCTGCGGTCCCCTGACGACTTGGGCGACGCCGACGGCGCGCCGGGCAAGCTGGCGCTCGTCTTGAACGATTCGGCCGGCGCGAAGACGCGGCCGGTGACGCTCGACATCGTCGCGGAGGAGACGGATCGGCTGTATGCCGCGAAGCTTTCGCTGACGTACGACCCGGCATACTTTACGCTGGATACGGTCGTCGAAGGGGAAGGGCTGGCGAACGGCGGCGGCTACTTGACCTGGAAGCAGGACGGCGGCAAAGCATGGATCGTCGCGACGAAGCTCGGCGCCGGCGCGATCGGCGACGGTGACGTCGTCGCGAGCCTGACGTTCCGACCGACCGGCAAGACTGGGGGAACCTCGTTCGCGCTGCTCGGCGGCGAATCGACGCTCGCGCGGGACGACGCGGAGACGACCGGCGCGCTGTTCGCGCTCGATTCGGATGTCGTTGCTGCGTACGAAGTCGTGGAACGATTGGAAGACGTGAACGGAGACGGCAAAGTCGCGATGGACGATCTGGTCGCGGTCGCTCGCCGCATCGGCGCTCCCGCGGCGGATCATCGCTCGCTGGACGTGAATCGCGACGGCGTCATCGACATCGCCGATCTGGCGTTGGTCGCAACGGCGCTGCTGGAACCGTAA
- a CDS encoding cohesin domain-containing protein: MNSFRISRFSAIILTAAMLLSVLYVPKAKAATGTEYGAPVEVATPIQSATSIAIYDSVVGQEDGANVMYTTLAGEPAQFYVLNLDTYEVMRALSLPEGKDSWSHVIAPDGDVYVASSGGRLYRYSPQTKEIEPLGLIRAGETAIYGLSVDEAGNVYGGTYPNAIVWKYDPAAKRFSDYGRMSETANYVRSLAYHDGSLYAGLGTKGGLVKLDPATGAKADIPLPTVTGVTYDNYPFVYQLDVVDDYLFAHLSGGGISTLIVYDTVQETWRPEQFPGFHGNRVSPPMNGKAYFKRNAAGGNKLVELDLATFQTRDTAMAQDFSMKGGGWATIANDPLLPGPTLVNMRFDGKVGFFNIETEKYYEKPAIVAGQAIPIHSLEKGPDGRLYMGGYPGGSGAIFDPATGQTTVFPMGQPESIGHIGNQVFFNTYPKANIYGLDISKPIDASNPAHLFAIGEEQDRPYVNLTVGSKLYLGTIPDYGKLGGALVEYDSVAKTFQVFRNVVQDQSIVGLAHKDGKIYGSTTILGGLDSDPTSASAKMFVWDAATKRKLAEFTPALPGKAPTMISGLTFGPDGLLWAAANGTIFAVNPDTQQVVKSKEIYPNVVDYGMWRPIHLRWGADGLLYTDLYGKLTVVDPETLAFDALGVNTPLFTIGDDNDIYYASSTKLMKIPVTPRSAEPPAEPALNVFNGSFERPLSGGAIPGWSNILTPSANTSFSLSEEQAFSGSHSLKVTDTMTNESIAVGSEPIPVLPNEAYTASVQLYIDTGRTSFLARFYDANGVQTGGDLIQHVTTGLDQWQEIKLTGTAPANAATIRVFASVSLLYTTTSYYDHFNVIGKFPGDNAAAGAFRLAVPTDTVQEGAILPVTVQAEDANELYAAKAVVTYDPARFAVEDAAIGDGFKNGQETFFQLDADTPGVVRLIATHTGDRSVSGDLVDIATIRLRALTEGDSAITLTTASELAKIDADETGETVSPEQPIAAQVKIVKDFRDVNRDGKVDLADLVAVAKRVGGAYDAMYDVNRDGKIDVADVALVAMGALE; the protein is encoded by the coding sequence ATGAACTCATTCCGGATTTCTAGATTTTCCGCGATCATACTGACCGCCGCCATGCTGCTCTCCGTCTTGTACGTGCCGAAGGCGAAGGCGGCCACCGGAACCGAATACGGCGCGCCGGTCGAAGTCGCGACGCCGATTCAATCGGCGACGTCCATCGCGATTTACGACAGCGTCGTCGGCCAAGAGGACGGCGCCAACGTGATGTATACGACGCTCGCCGGCGAGCCGGCGCAGTTCTATGTCCTTAACCTCGACACGTATGAGGTGATGAGAGCGCTTTCCCTTCCGGAAGGCAAGGACAGTTGGTCCCATGTCATCGCGCCGGACGGCGACGTCTACGTCGCATCGAGCGGCGGCCGGCTGTATCGGTATTCGCCGCAGACGAAGGAGATCGAGCCGCTCGGCCTCATTCGCGCCGGCGAAACCGCGATCTACGGTCTGAGCGTCGACGAAGCCGGCAACGTGTACGGCGGGACGTATCCGAACGCGATCGTCTGGAAGTACGATCCGGCGGCGAAGCGATTCAGCGACTACGGGCGCATGTCCGAGACGGCGAACTACGTGCGTTCGCTCGCGTACCACGACGGGTCGCTGTACGCGGGGCTCGGCACGAAGGGCGGCCTCGTGAAGCTGGATCCGGCGACGGGCGCGAAGGCGGATATTCCGCTGCCGACCGTCACGGGCGTCACGTACGACAATTATCCGTTCGTGTACCAGCTGGACGTCGTGGACGACTACCTGTTCGCGCATTTGAGCGGCGGCGGCATCAGCACGTTGATCGTCTACGACACGGTTCAAGAAACGTGGCGTCCCGAGCAGTTCCCGGGCTTCCACGGCAACCGCGTCTCGCCGCCGATGAACGGCAAGGCGTATTTCAAGCGGAACGCGGCGGGCGGCAACAAGCTGGTCGAGCTCGACCTCGCGACGTTCCAGACGCGGGATACGGCCATGGCGCAGGACTTCTCGATGAAGGGCGGCGGCTGGGCGACGATCGCGAACGATCCGCTCCTGCCGGGACCGACGCTCGTCAATATGCGCTTCGACGGCAAGGTCGGCTTCTTCAATATCGAGACGGAGAAGTACTATGAGAAGCCGGCGATCGTCGCGGGCCAAGCCATTCCGATTCACTCGCTCGAAAAGGGTCCCGACGGCCGACTCTACATGGGCGGCTATCCGGGCGGCTCCGGGGCGATCTTCGATCCCGCAACGGGTCAAACGACCGTGTTCCCGATGGGCCAACCGGAAAGCATCGGGCACATCGGCAATCAAGTGTTCTTCAACACGTACCCGAAGGCGAACATCTACGGACTGGACATCTCGAAGCCGATCGACGCTTCCAATCCGGCGCATCTGTTTGCGATCGGCGAGGAGCAGGACCGGCCGTACGTAAACCTGACGGTGGGCAGCAAGCTGTATCTCGGCACGATCCCGGACTACGGCAAGCTGGGCGGCGCATTGGTGGAATACGATTCCGTCGCGAAGACGTTCCAAGTGTTCCGCAACGTCGTGCAGGACCAAAGCATCGTCGGTTTGGCGCATAAGGACGGGAAGATTTACGGTTCGACGACGATCTTGGGCGGACTCGACTCCGATCCGACGTCGGCGTCGGCCAAGATGTTCGTGTGGGACGCGGCGACGAAGCGGAAGCTCGCCGAGTTTACGCCGGCGCTGCCGGGCAAGGCGCCGACGATGATCAGCGGCCTCACGTTCGGGCCGGACGGCCTGCTCTGGGCCGCGGCGAACGGCACGATCTTCGCGGTGAACCCGGATACGCAGCAAGTCGTGAAGAGCAAGGAGATTTATCCGAACGTCGTCGACTACGGCATGTGGCGTCCGATTCATCTCCGTTGGGGCGCCGACGGATTGCTGTATACGGATTTGTACGGCAAGCTGACGGTCGTCGACCCGGAGACGCTGGCATTCGACGCGTTAGGTGTCAACACGCCGCTGTTTACGATCGGCGACGATAACGACATCTATTACGCGAGCTCGACGAAACTGATGAAAATTCCGGTGACGCCGCGAAGCGCCGAGCCGCCGGCGGAGCCGGCGCTGAACGTCTTCAACGGCAGCTTCGAGCGGCCGCTCTCGGGCGGCGCGATTCCGGGCTGGAGCAATATTTTGACGCCTTCGGCGAACACCTCGTTCTCGCTGAGCGAAGAACAAGCGTTCAGCGGCAGCCATAGCCTCAAAGTGACGGATACGATGACGAACGAGTCGATCGCCGTCGGCAGCGAGCCGATTCCGGTGCTGCCGAACGAGGCGTACACGGCGTCCGTGCAGCTGTACATCGACACCGGTCGGACCAGCTTCCTCGCGCGCTTCTACGACGCGAACGGCGTCCAGACGGGCGGCGATCTGATCCAGCACGTGACGACGGGGCTCGATCAGTGGCAGGAGATCAAGCTGACGGGCACGGCGCCGGCGAACGCGGCGACGATCCGGGTGTTCGCATCGGTCTCGCTGCTGTACACGACGACGTCGTACTACGATCACTTTAACGTGATCGGCAAGTTCCCGGGCGACAACGCCGCCGCCGGCGCGTTCCGCCTCGCCGTTCCGACGGATACGGTGCAGGAAGGCGCTATCCTCCCGGTGACGGTGCAAGCGGAGGACGCGAACGAGCTGTACGCGGCGAAAGCGGTCGTGACGTACGATCCCGCGCGCTTCGCGGTGGAGGACGCGGCGATCGGCGACGGCTTCAAGAACGGCCAAGAGACGTTCTTCCAACTCGACGCCGATACGCCGGGCGTCGTGCGGTTGATCGCGACGCATACGGGCGACCGCTCCGTGAGCGGCGATCTCGTCGACATCGCGACGATCCGGCTCCGCGCGTTGACGGAGGGCGACTCGGCGATTACGCTGACGACGGCCTCGGAGCTGGCGAAGATCGACGCCGACGAGACGGGCGAGACGGTGTCGCCGGAGCAGCCGATCGCGGCGCAGGTGAAGATCGTGAAGGACTTCCGCGACGTCAATCGGGACGGCAAGGTCGATCTCGCCGACTTGGTGGCGGTGGCGAAGCGCGTCGGCGGCGCGTACGACGCGATGTACGACGTGAATCGGGACGGGAAGATCGACGTCGCGGACGTTGCGCTCGTCGCGATGGGAGCGCTCGAATGA
- a CDS encoding cohesin domain-containing protein produces the protein MAKKAWPALLLWIAIGLALFAAVASARAETAEAVLTASKDKVKAGDAVTVTVAVKRVTDLYGVQFALSYDPEKLELLSSKASDAYSHFQNGCESCEEGETPIYPLLRKKMADIGYKARVPLMTFVFEAKEEGDARIELRSLKGVSTETYANEAGYNDLVPVALQASEPLTIEVKQGGNGNGNGNGNGKGNGK, from the coding sequence TTGGCGAAGAAGGCATGGCCCGCGCTGCTTCTCTGGATCGCGATCGGCCTCGCGCTGTTCGCTGCCGTCGCCTCGGCTCGCGCCGAGACGGCGGAGGCGGTGCTGACGGCGTCGAAGGACAAGGTCAAGGCGGGGGACGCCGTGACGGTGACGGTCGCGGTCAAGCGCGTCACAGACTTGTACGGCGTGCAGTTCGCGTTGTCGTACGATCCCGAGAAGCTGGAGCTTCTGTCGAGCAAGGCGTCGGATGCGTATAGTCATTTTCAGAATGGATGCGAATCTTGCGAGGAAGGGGAAACCCCGATTTATCCGCTGCTTCGTAAGAAGATGGCGGACATCGGCTACAAGGCTCGGGTTCCATTGATGACGTTCGTCTTCGAAGCGAAGGAGGAAGGAGACGCGCGAATCGAGCTGCGGAGCTTGAAGGGCGTGTCCACCGAGACGTACGCGAACGAGGCCGGGTACAACGATCTCGTGCCGGTCGCGCTGCAAGCGTCGGAGCCGCTGACGATCGAAGTGAAACAAGGCGGCAACGGAAATGGAAACGGCAATGGAAACGGCAAAGGGAATGGAAAATGA
- a CDS encoding TetR/AcrR family transcriptional regulator, producing the protein MSLREKKKEETKTRLLAAARSAFAERGYAAAKTSDVAKAVGIAEGTLFNYFPTKAELFLAAMLPPPSELPETPASPPGQDPAGWAAAAAAIVDANLRGLAEMEKPLQREFMSLFYGGRPKEIAGLTAFDRRLADRIGAFFAKRKEALPAELRTFDAALATECVCGLTLAAYSVFLMDDARSYPEMLNELRRQFEFVLSGHVPDGR; encoded by the coding sequence ATGAGCTTACGCGAGAAGAAAAAGGAAGAGACGAAAACGAGACTGCTGGCGGCGGCGCGGTCGGCCTTCGCCGAGCGGGGATACGCGGCCGCGAAAACGTCGGACGTCGCGAAGGCGGTCGGCATCGCGGAAGGGACGCTGTTCAACTACTTCCCGACGAAGGCGGAGCTGTTCCTCGCGGCGATGCTGCCGCCTCCGTCCGAGCTCCCGGAGACGCCCGCGTCGCCGCCGGGGCAGGACCCTGCCGGTTGGGCGGCGGCGGCGGCGGCCATCGTCGACGCGAATTTACGAGGGCTCGCGGAGATGGAGAAGCCGCTTCAGCGGGAGTTTATGTCGCTGTTTTACGGCGGGCGCCCGAAGGAGATCGCCGGCTTGACGGCGTTCGATCGGCGGCTCGCGGACCGGATCGGGGCGTTCTTCGCGAAGCGGAAGGAGGCCCTCCCCGCCGAGCTGCGTACGTTCGACGCCGCGCTCGCGACGGAGTGCGTCTGCGGGCTGACGCTCGCGGCGTACTCCGTCTTCCTCATGGACGATGCAAGATCGTACCCGGAGATGCTGAACGAATTGCGGCGCCAATTCGAATTCGTCCTCTCCGGACATGTACCGGACGGCCGCTGA
- a CDS encoding phosphotransferase enzyme family protein, with translation MTEATKRRWAEEITAELKRRFGRTGTELTEIDSGWLNAKWKAETSEGPLFVKVYHPDRYKLHERPERRSAIETTLRLQRGLHEAEGACPAVHAHEGRLLQETSSGLLFAVHDWTDGATVRAGCMSEAQMYELGLAAGRMHAWLRSEPPLERPVWTPDKQAYLISWESNRENAAAAGDETVLEWLSRSRSVVERLDFRSFDEAPVGWLHWDLWTDNLLFRGPKLAGIVDFDRMTFAYPEIDAARAVLSGALSDGRMRTDAVRAFLEGYREWTAAPFGMLSRAMRMIYLIESAWWYRTEIRVQSELRQLLGRFIEEMHWIEAHWETLSDELEAG, from the coding sequence ATGACGGAAGCGACGAAGCGTAGGTGGGCCGAGGAGATAACCGCAGAGCTGAAGCGGCGCTTCGGCCGAACGGGGACGGAGCTGACGGAGATCGATTCGGGCTGGCTCAACGCCAAATGGAAAGCCGAGACGAGCGAAGGTCCGCTGTTCGTGAAGGTGTACCACCCGGACCGGTACAAGCTGCACGAGCGGCCCGAGCGGAGAAGCGCGATCGAGACGACGCTGCGGCTGCAGCGCGGCCTGCACGAAGCCGAGGGAGCGTGCCCGGCGGTACATGCGCACGAGGGACGGCTTCTGCAGGAAACCTCGTCCGGCCTGCTCTTCGCGGTGCACGATTGGACGGACGGCGCCACCGTGCGGGCCGGGTGCATGAGCGAAGCCCAGATGTACGAGCTCGGCCTCGCGGCCGGGCGAATGCACGCGTGGCTGCGGTCCGAACCGCCGCTCGAGCGGCCGGTCTGGACGCCGGACAAGCAAGCTTACTTGATTTCGTGGGAGTCGAATCGAGAGAACGCGGCGGCGGCGGGAGACGAGACGGTGCTGGAGTGGCTGAGTCGGTCCCGGTCCGTCGTGGAACGGTTGGATTTCCGCTCGTTCGACGAGGCGCCGGTCGGCTGGCTGCATTGGGATTTATGGACGGATAACCTATTGTTCCGGGGACCGAAGCTCGCCGGCATCGTCGATTTCGACCGGATGACGTTCGCCTATCCGGAGATCGACGCGGCCCGGGCGGTGCTGTCCGGCGCGTTGTCTGACGGGCGGATGCGGACGGACGCCGTTCGGGCGTTCCTGGAAGGGTATCGCGAATGGACGGCGGCGCCGTTCGGCATGCTCTCCCGCGCGATGCGCATGATTTATTTGATCGAATCCGCTTGGTGGTACCGGACCGAAATTCGCGTCCAGAGCGAGCTGCGACAGCTCTTGGGGCGGTTCATCGAGGAGATGCATTGGATCGAAGCGCATTGGGAGACGTTGTCCGACGAATTGGAAGCGGGATGA
- a CDS encoding AAA family ATPase, protein MATLHLMVGLPCSGKTTLARRLERTYSALRLTPDEWHTRLFGQDLDDLDHDARHDTVEALQWNVAERVLALGVDVILDFGFWARAQRDEMRQRAAALGADFRIHYAEASEETLLARLAARNAALPPATFALPEAMLKSWIPLFEPPTPEELEGSSSDDGSDEA, encoded by the coding sequence ATGGCGACTTTGCATCTTATGGTCGGGCTTCCGTGCAGCGGGAAGACGACGCTGGCGCGGCGGCTGGAACGTACCTACTCGGCGCTTCGCCTCACGCCCGACGAATGGCACACGCGCTTGTTCGGCCAAGATCTCGACGACTTGGACCACGACGCCAGGCACGATACGGTCGAGGCGCTGCAGTGGAACGTCGCGGAGCGCGTCTTGGCGCTGGGCGTGGACGTTATCTTGGACTTCGGGTTTTGGGCGCGCGCGCAGCGCGACGAGATGCGGCAGCGCGCGGCGGCGTTGGGAGCGGACTTCCGCATCCATTACGCCGAGGCGTCCGAGGAGACGCTGTTGGCGCGTCTGGCGGCGAGGAACGCCGCGCTTCCTCCGGCTACGTTCGCCTTGCCCGAGGCGATGTTGAAGTCATGGATTCCGTTGTTCGAGCCCCCGACGCCGGAGGAATTGGAGGGGAGCTCATCCGATGACGGAAGCGACGAAGCGTAG
- a CDS encoding SRPBCC family protein → MIILIQDPVAKAEMLIRKPAEEVFEAFVDPNVTTKFWFTKSSGRLEEGKRVRWDWEMYGVGDDVLVKALEPNRRILIESADGTTTEWTFAPRSERETFVTIMNSGFTGNGDEIANQAIDSMGGYTMVLCGLKALLEHGVVLNLVGDKAPDAHVKE, encoded by the coding sequence ATGATTATTCTCATTCAAGACCCCGTCGCGAAGGCGGAGATGTTGATTCGAAAGCCGGCGGAAGAGGTGTTCGAGGCGTTCGTCGATCCGAACGTCACGACCAAGTTCTGGTTCACGAAAAGCAGCGGGAGACTGGAAGAAGGCAAGCGCGTTCGGTGGGATTGGGAGATGTACGGCGTCGGGGACGACGTTCTGGTGAAGGCGCTCGAGCCGAATCGGCGCATCCTGATCGAATCGGCGGACGGCACGACGACCGAGTGGACGTTCGCGCCGCGGTCGGAGCGGGAAACGTTCGTCACGATTATGAATTCGGGATTTACGGGGAACGGGGACGAGATCGCGAACCAAGCGATCGATTCCATGGGCGGATACACGATGGTGCTTTGCGGGCTGAAGGCGCTGCTGGAGCATGGCGTCGTCTTGAACTTGGTGGGGGACAAAGCGCCGGACGCCCATGTGAAAGAGTAG